The Streptomyces sp. BHT-5-2 genomic interval CTGGGGCGCGGGGTCGGCGGCGGCCCTCCGGGGCCCCGCGCGGCGCACGCCCGGCCGGGCGACCTTGCGCAGATACCCCTGCTCGGTGTCGTCCAGGCGCAGCACCCGCCCGATCGCATCGAGCACGGCATCCGAGACCGACGGGCCACGGCCCTGCTCCAGCCGGATGTAGTAGTCGACGCTGACGCCCGCGAGCTGGGCGACCTCCTCCCGGCGCAGCCCCGGCACCCGCCGCCGGCCATGACCGGGCAGCCCGACCTCCTCCGGCCGGATCCGCGCGCGCCGCGACCGCAGGAAGTCCCCGATCTCCCGCCCTATGGGTGTGTCCATGCCGGTGATCCTAGGACGTGTCCCCGCGTCTTTCCTGGTACTGCCGGACCCAGGAAAACGGTGGACCTGGGTCGCCGCGTCGACGGGTTGCACTGTGGTGGACGTCGCCGGGAGACGCCCGGTGGCGAACATCGCGAAACCAGGAGCCACCATGTCGTACGACGCCCTCGCCGGCCGCACCGCCGTTGTCACCGGAGCCGCCAGCGGCATGGGTGAGGCCACCGCCCGGCTGCTTGCCTCGTACGGCGTGCGGGTGGCGCTGCTCGCCCGCCGGGCCGAGCGGCTGACCGACCTGGCCGCCAAGATCGAGGCGGACGGCGGCCGGGCCCTCGCCGTCCCCACCGACATCACCGACGCGGCCTCCGTGGACGCCGCGGTGCGGCAGGTGCACACCGCGTACGGCGCCGTCGACCTCGTCGTCAACGCCGCGGGCGTGATGCTGCCCAACCCCGTCACGGCGGGCCGCGCCGACGAGTGGCAGCGCATGCTGGACACCAACGTGGCCGGTGCGCTGCGCGTCATCCGCGCCTTCACCCCCGACCTGATCGCGGCCGCCGCGGCGGGCCGGACCGCGGACCTGGTCAACATCTCCTCGATCGGCGCCCACGTCCCCTTCCCCCACTACGCGGTCTACGGCGCGACCAAGGCCGCGCTGACCTACCTCTCGCAGTCCCTGCGCACCGAACTGGGCCCGCGCGACGTCCGCGTCACCAACATCGAACCGGGCCTGACCGACACCGAACTGGCCGACCACGTCGACAACGCGGAACTCTCCGGCCAGTTGGACGGCATGTTCGACGCGCTGATCGGACTCTCCGCCGACGACATCGCGGACCTGATCGCCTTCACGACCAGCCGTGCCCGCCACGTCAACCTGCGCCAGGCGATCGTGCTGCCGACCCGGCAGGCGTGACCGCGTCAGCCGAGCGCGGCCAGCAGCCGGGGGAGGGCCGTGCCGATCGGCTCGCGCACCACCTCGGTGGCCAGCTCGTCGTAGGGGGTCGGCTCGGCGTTGACGATCACCAGGCGTGCACCGTGCTCCACGGCCGTCCCGGCGAGCGAGGCGGCCGGCTGCACCTGGAGCGTGGTGCCCACCGCGAAGAACAGCTCGGCGGCCTTCGCCACCGCCACCGCCTGGCCGAGCACCCGCGGATCCAGCCGCTCGCCGAACATCACCGTCGCCGACTTGAGGATCCCGCCGCACGCCCGGCACGCCGGGTCGGGCTCGCCGGCCGCCACCCGCTCCAGCGCCTGCGCCATCGACGACCGGGCATGGCAGCCGGTGCACGTCACCTCGCGGGCGGTGCCGTGGAGTTCCAGCACCTTGCGGGCCGGCAATCCGGCGAGCTGGTGCAGCCCGTCCACGTTCTGGGTGAGCACCCGCACCGGCGTCCCGGACCGCTCCAGCCGGGCCACCGCCTCGTGCGCGGCGTTCGGCCGGGCCCGGAACACCGGGCTCTCCCGACGCATCCGCCACGACCGCCGCCGGATCTCCGGATCCGTCATGTACGCGTCGTAGGTGACCAGCTTCTCGGCCGCCGGATCGCGCCGCCACAGCCCGTTCGGACCGCGGTAGTCGGGGATCCCGGAGTCGGTGGAGATCCCGGCGCCGCTCAGGATCGCGACCAGGGGGCGGTGCGCGGGCCGGCCGTCGGTGCTGCTCATGGGCCGAGCGTACGGAAGGTGGCGGGGGAGGGCGAATGGTTTGGGGGTGGGGGCGGGGGCGGTTCGCCGGGCGGTCGGTTGGTCGGCGGAGGGGGACCGGCCCGTCCGGTGGAGTGGCGGAACCGGTCGGTCCGAGGGGCTGATAAGCCCGCCAGCGTGGGAAGGGGTGAGAAGTCGATCCGGCCGGGGAGATTACGGGGGACCCGTACGTCCCGTCGGCCCGCCATGGGCCGCCACGTCCCACAAGAGCCGCCACGCCCCACAAGGGATGCCACAGCCCACGACGATGAGGAGCCACCGTGTTCACCACCCGCCCCACCCTCCACGGCACCTTCGGTATGGCCGCCACCACCCACTGGCTGGCGTCCCAGTCCGCGATGGCCGTACTGGAGGACGGCGGCAACGCCTTCGACGCCGCCGTCGCCGCCGGGTTCGTGCTGCACGTCGTCGAACCGCACCTGAACGGGCCGGCGGGCGAGGTGCCCGTCATCCTGGCCCCGGCCGGCGGACCGGTGCGGGTGCTCTGCGGACAGGGCCCCGCCCCCGCCGGCGCGACCGTGGCCCACTACACCTCCCTCGGACTCGACCTCGTCCCCGGCGCCGGACCGCTCGCCGCCGCCGTCCCCGGCGCCTTCGACGCCTGGATGCTGCTGCTGCGCGACCACGGCACCAAGTCCCTGGCCGAGGTGCTCCGTTATGCCATCGGATACGCCGAGCACGGCCACCCCGCCGTCGAACGGATCGGGGAGACCGTGGAAGCCGTCCGTACGCTCTTCGAGACCGAGTGGACCTCGTCGGCCGAGCTCTACCTCCGGGGCGGCCGCGCCGTCCGCCCCGGCGAACTGCTCACCAACCGCCCCCTGGCCGACACCTGGCGCCGCCTCCTCACCGAGGCCGCGGCCGCCTCCACCGACCGCGAGGGACAGATCGAGGCCGCCCGCCGCATCTGGCGCGAGGGCTTCGTCGGTGAGGCGCTCGCCGACTTCGCCGCCCGCCCCGCCATGGACAGCTCCGGCGAACCGCACGCCGGCACCCTCACCGGCGACGACCTGACCGCCTACACCGCCACCTACGAGGACCCGGTCACCCACGACTGGCACGGCTGGACCGTGGCCAAGGCCGGCGGCTGGACCCAGGGTCCCGTATTCCTCCAGCAACTCGCCCTTCTGCCCGAGGAGTTGCCCGGCTACGGCAGCCCGGAATACGTCCACCTCCTCATCGAGGGCAGCAAGCTCGCCATGGCCGACCGCGAGGCGTGGTACGGCGATGCCGCCGACGTCCCGCTCGCCGCCCTGCTCGGCGACGACTACAACACCGCCCGCCGCGCCCTCATCGGCGACCGCGCCTCGTACGCGCTGCGGCCCGGCAGCCCCGACGGACGCACCCCGCGGCTGAGCAAGCACACGCAGGCGGTGGCCGGCGGCGCCGGCGGGTTCGACGTGGCGGGCGCCCTGGCCGGCGGCACGGGGGAGCCGACCATGGCCCCCGGACCCGCCGCACCCGGCCGCGGCGAACCGTCCCCCGGCGCCCCCGAGGTCGGCCGCGACGGCACCACCCGCGGCGACACCTGCCACATCGACGTCGTCGACCGCTGGGGCAACCTCGTCTCCGCCACCCCCTCCGGCGGCTGGCTTCAGTCCAACCCCGTCGTCCCCGGCCTCGGCTTCCCGCTCGGCACCCGCCTCCAGATGACCTGGCTGGAGGAGGGCCTGCCCAACTCCCTCACCCCCGGACGCCGCCCCCGCACCACCCTCACCCCGTCCCTGGCCCTGCGCGACGGCGTACCCGTCATGGCGTTCGGCACCCCCGGCGGCGACCAGCAGGACCAGTGGCAGCTGCACTTCTTCCTGGCGGTGGCGCTGCGCCCGCAGGTCCGCGGCGGCCTCGACCTCCAGGGCGCCATCGACGCCCCGAACTGGCACCACGACTCCTTCCCCGGCTCCTTCTTCCCGCGCCTCATGCGGCCCGGCGGCGTCACCGTCGAATCCCGGATCGGCGACGCGGTGATCGACGGGCTGCGGCGGCGCGGCCACGACGTGACGGTGGGCGGCGCGTGGTCGGAGGGGCGGCTGTGCGCGGTGGCCCGCGACCCGCGGACCGGGGTGCTGTCGGCCGCGGCCAACCCGCGCGGCATGCAGGGGTACGCGGTCGGGCGGTGACCGACGGCCGGCCGTCTCGGGACACCGGTCCCGGGGCGGCCTCAAAGCGCTGACCTGGGGAGATGTCGGTGGGGCGGGGGCTGCCGGCGCCCGTGGAGGGCGGTCCGCGGCACCTGCCCGTGGCCCGTACGGCACCCGGAGTTCACCCGGAGTCCGGTCGGAGTGTCAGTGGTCCGTGGTTCGATGGATGCATGATCGAAGCACTGGACATCCGCACTCCGGGAGACCCCACGGACACCACGGACCTCACCGACGCCGTCACCCTCACCCCGGCCGCCGCACCCGCGGCCGCGCCCTGCCCTGCCACCGCGCCCGCCGCCGAGCCCGATCTCTCCGGGCTGGACTGGGCCGCCGTGGAGGCCGCCGTCCGGCAGGCCGCGGCCGACGAGATCACGCCCCGTTTCCGGCAGCTCGCCGTCGAGGAGATCGTCGAGAAGAACGGCCCGCACGACCTCGTCACCATCGCCGACCGGCGCGCCGAGGAGCACCTCACCGCCGCCCTCACCGCCCTGCTGCCCGGCTCCCGGGTCGTCGGCGAAGAGGCCGTGCACGCCGACCCCACCGTCCTCGACGCCCTCCACGGCGACGCCCTGGTCTGGATCGTCGACCCGGTCGACGGCACCCGCCAGTTCGTCCACGGCGACCCCGGCTTCGCCACCCTGGTCGCCCTGGCCCACCGCGGCGAGGTGCTCGCCTCCTGGACGTACGCCCCCGCCCTCGGCCAGATGGCCGTCGCCCGCCGCGGCGCCGGCGCCTGGCTCAACGGCGAGCGGCTCACCGCCGGCCACCCCGCCCCCGGCGCCGATCTCGAAGTCGCCACCTCCCACCCCGACTTCACCACCGACGACCAGAAGCGCGTGCTGGCCGCCCTGGAGACCCCCGGCGTCGCCCCCCGCCCCTGCGGATCCGCTGGCCTGGAGTACCTCCACATAGCCCTCGGCCGGCTCGACGCCACCGCCTTCAGCTGGGAGAACTCCTGGGACCACGCCGCCGGCCTGCTCCTCGTCCACGAAGCGGGCGGCACCAGCGGCACGGTCGCCGGCCGGCCCTTCCGCATCCAGGGCGGCAACGCGCTGCCCTTCACCGCGGCACGGGACGCCGAAACGGCGCGGCGTATCCTCGGACTGCTGGCTGCCGCCAACTGACCCTCACCGACGAGGGTCGGACACGAGGGGAGTGGCGCAGGTGCGGACGATGCTCGACGCCGTCGTGATCGGATCGGGGCCCAACGGCCTGACAGCGGCGGTCGAACTCGCCCGCCGCGGCATGTCCGTCGAGGTCTTCGAAGCCCGCGACACCATCGGCGGCGGCGCCCGCACCGAGGAGCTGACCCTCCCCGGCTTCCGTCACGACCCCTGCTCCGCGGTGCACCCGCTCGCCGCGGGCTCCCCCGCCTTCCGCGCCATGCCCCTGGAGCGGCACGGCCTGGAATGGCTCCACCCCGACCTCCCCATGGCGCACCCCTTCCCGGACGGCACCGCCGCGGTCCTGGCGCACTCCGTCGGCGAGACCGCCATGTCGTTCGGCGCGCACGACGCCGGCGTCTACCGCCGGCTCGTGGCCCCGTTCACCGGAAGGTGGGATGCCCTGGCCCGCGACTTCCTGCGCACCCAGTGGCTGGGCCTGCCTCACGACCCGTTTACCTACGCCCGCTTCGGGCTGGTCGCCATGCAGCCGGTCACCCTGCTCAACCGCCGCTTCCAGGACGAGAAGGCACGCGCCCTGCTCGCCGGACTCGCCGCCCACGCCATCGCCCCGCTCCGCGGCTTCGGCACCAGCGGCCTGGCCCTGATGTTCGCCCTCGCCGCCCACGCCAACGGCTGGCCGGTGCCCCGCGGCGGCTCCCAGGCCATCTCCGACGCCCTCGCCGGCCTCCTGCGCGCCCACGGCGGCGCCGTCCACACCGACTTCGAGGTCAAGCGCCTGGACGACCTCCCGCCGGCCCGCGCCTATGTCTTCGACACCTCCCCGACGGCCCTCGCCCGCATCGCCGGCCTCGGCAACGCCTACCGCGACGTGATCTACGGTCCCAGCGTCTTCAAGATCGACTATGCGCTGTCCGGCCCCGTCCCGTGGACCGCCCCGGAAGCCCACCACGCCGGCACCGTCCACATCGGCCCCACCAGCGGCGAGATCTCCGCCGCCCTCGACGCCGCAGTCCAGGGCCGCGACCCCTCCGTCCCCTTCCTCATCACCGCCCAGCCCAGCCTCATCGACCCCACCCGCGCCCCCGAGGGCAAGCACACCTTCTGGGCCTACGGCCACGTCCCCAACGGCTGGACGGGCGACGCCACCGACGCCGTCGAGCGCCAGATCGAACGCTTCGCCCCCGGCTTCCGCGACCTCGTCCTCGCCCGCGCCGTCGCCGGCCCCCCGCAACTCGCCGCCCGCAACGCCAACTACGTCGGCGGCGACACAGCCACCGGCTCCGCCGCCGGCCTCCGCCTCCTCATCCGCCCCAAACTCACCCGCGTCCCCTACGAAACCGCCCACCCCGCCGTCTTCCTGTGTTCCCAGGCCACCCCACCCGGCCCCGGCGTCCACGGCATGTCCGGCCACCACGCCGCCCGAGCCGTCTGGCGCCGCCTCCGGGGGAGCAGCGGCCGCTAGGTCCTGTCGTCG includes:
- a CDS encoding SDR family oxidoreductase; the protein is MSYDALAGRTAVVTGAASGMGEATARLLASYGVRVALLARRAERLTDLAAKIEADGGRALAVPTDITDAASVDAAVRQVHTAYGAVDLVVNAAGVMLPNPVTAGRADEWQRMLDTNVAGALRVIRAFTPDLIAAAAAGRTADLVNISSIGAHVPFPHYAVYGATKAALTYLSQSLRTELGPRDVRVTNIEPGLTDTELADHVDNAELSGQLDGMFDALIGLSADDIADLIAFTTSRARHVNLRQAIVLPTRQA
- a CDS encoding Sir2 family NAD-dependent protein deacetylase, encoding MSSTDGRPAHRPLVAILSGAGISTDSGIPDYRGPNGLWRRDPAAEKLVTYDAYMTDPEIRRRSWRMRRESPVFRARPNAAHEAVARLERSGTPVRVLTQNVDGLHQLAGLPARKVLELHGTAREVTCTGCHARSSMAQALERVAAGEPDPACRACGGILKSATVMFGERLDPRVLGQAVAVAKAAELFFAVGTTLQVQPAASLAGTAVEHGARLVIVNAEPTPYDELATEVVREPIGTALPRLLAALG
- a CDS encoding gamma-glutamyltransferase family protein — encoded protein: MFTTRPTLHGTFGMAATTHWLASQSAMAVLEDGGNAFDAAVAAGFVLHVVEPHLNGPAGEVPVILAPAGGPVRVLCGQGPAPAGATVAHYTSLGLDLVPGAGPLAAAVPGAFDAWMLLLRDHGTKSLAEVLRYAIGYAEHGHPAVERIGETVEAVRTLFETEWTSSAELYLRGGRAVRPGELLTNRPLADTWRRLLTEAAAASTDREGQIEAARRIWREGFVGEALADFAARPAMDSSGEPHAGTLTGDDLTAYTATYEDPVTHDWHGWTVAKAGGWTQGPVFLQQLALLPEELPGYGSPEYVHLLIEGSKLAMADREAWYGDAADVPLAALLGDDYNTARRALIGDRASYALRPGSPDGRTPRLSKHTQAVAGGAGGFDVAGALAGGTGEPTMAPGPAAPGRGEPSPGAPEVGRDGTTRGDTCHIDVVDRWGNLVSATPSGGWLQSNPVVPGLGFPLGTRLQMTWLEEGLPNSLTPGRRPRTTLTPSLALRDGVPVMAFGTPGGDQQDQWQLHFFLAVALRPQVRGGLDLQGAIDAPNWHHDSFPGSFFPRLMRPGGVTVESRIGDAVIDGLRRRGHDVTVGGAWSEGRLCAVARDPRTGVLSAAANPRGMQGYAVGR
- a CDS encoding inositol monophosphatase family protein, whose translation is MIEALDIRTPGDPTDTTDLTDAVTLTPAAAPAAAPCPATAPAAEPDLSGLDWAAVEAAVRQAAADEITPRFRQLAVEEIVEKNGPHDLVTIADRRAEEHLTAALTALLPGSRVVGEEAVHADPTVLDALHGDALVWIVDPVDGTRQFVHGDPGFATLVALAHRGEVLASWTYAPALGQMAVARRGAGAWLNGERLTAGHPAPGADLEVATSHPDFTTDDQKRVLAALETPGVAPRPCGSAGLEYLHIALGRLDATAFSWENSWDHAAGLLLVHEAGGTSGTVAGRPFRIQGGNALPFTAARDAETARRILGLLAAAN
- a CDS encoding phytoene desaturase family protein, which encodes MLDAVVIGSGPNGLTAAVELARRGMSVEVFEARDTIGGGARTEELTLPGFRHDPCSAVHPLAAGSPAFRAMPLERHGLEWLHPDLPMAHPFPDGTAAVLAHSVGETAMSFGAHDAGVYRRLVAPFTGRWDALARDFLRTQWLGLPHDPFTYARFGLVAMQPVTLLNRRFQDEKARALLAGLAAHAIAPLRGFGTSGLALMFALAAHANGWPVPRGGSQAISDALAGLLRAHGGAVHTDFEVKRLDDLPPARAYVFDTSPTALARIAGLGNAYRDVIYGPSVFKIDYALSGPVPWTAPEAHHAGTVHIGPTSGEISAALDAAVQGRDPSVPFLITAQPSLIDPTRAPEGKHTFWAYGHVPNGWTGDATDAVERQIERFAPGFRDLVLARAVAGPPQLAARNANYVGGDTATGSAAGLRLLIRPKLTRVPYETAHPAVFLCSQATPPGPGVHGMSGHHAARAVWRRLRGSSGR